A stretch of Carya illinoinensis cultivar Pawnee chromosome 14, C.illinoinensisPawnee_v1, whole genome shotgun sequence DNA encodes these proteins:
- the LOC122294547 gene encoding RNA polymerase sigma factor sigD, chloroplastic isoform X1, whose amino-acid sequence MAGQRYLSRKISQFCFANPSFHSLTFSSTALFMAITTICSSPAHSPTLPAISSLKTHHHIQPHLIVSSSFSTKFGSNFVSNDALVIAAAAQAVALAHAAMQAARDAVLAAAETGDVWSGRESEKGLVRYGSGSGVRRRKRRKGLEGKNGVGSSSSRGSVKSRNLSSIEEAKLCLCIKEGARLEVARTRITKAQGRQPTSKQLAKAIGMERSVDKMLCDGRNSRERISRSYRRLVVSIAKGYQGKGLSFQDLIQEGSIGLLRGVEKFEPERGYRLSTYVYWWIKQAIIKAIANESRIVRLPGHMCRMVARIAEARNLLSKRLGRLPTHDEIAEVLDVHISIVRLVSERNRPPISLDRSITDQGRVTLQEIISGPDETMPEKMVKKQLMKQELEKLLTSLDKREEHVLRLHFGLNGEPPRSCEEIGRILKLSRERIRQINGIALSKLRHTSVVDILELYFV is encoded by the exons ATGGCAGGACAGAGATATCTATCAAGAAAAATCTCCCAATTCTGTTTTGCTAACCCAAGCTTCCACTCACTCACTTTTTCGTCTACTGCCCTCTTTATGGCTATCACCACCATATGCTCGTCCCCAGCCCACTCCCCAACTCTTCCTGCCATTTCATCACTCAAAACCCACCACCATATCCAACCCCACTTAATAGTTTCCTCGTCATTTTCCACCAAGTTTGGCTCAAACTTTGTCTCCAACGATGCATTAGTCATTGCCGCGGCAGCCCAGGCAGTGGCGCTAGCGCATGCTGCCATGCAGGCAGCCAGAGATGCTGTGTTGGCTGCAGCTGAGACTGGAGATGTTTGGAGTGGCAGAGAGAGTGAGAAGGGGCTGGTGAGGTATGGGAGTGGCAGTGGAGTGagaaggaggaaaagaagaaaagggttGGAGGGAAAAAATGGTGTAGGGTCAAGCAGTTCGCGTGGGTCTGTGAAGTCCAGGAATTTGAGCTCAATAGAGGAAGCAAAGCTTTGTTTATGCATCAAG GAGGGAGCAAGACTAGAAGTGGCAAGAACAAGAATCACCAAAGCTCAAGGGCGTCAGCCAACCTCAAAGCAGCTGGCCAAGGCCATAGGGATGGAAAGGAGTGTAGATAAGATGTTGTGCGATGGGAGAAACTCACGAGAAAGGATTTCTCGGAGCTACCGGAGACTAGTTGTCTCCATTGCCAAAGGTTATCAAGGCAAAGGATTAAGCTTCCAAGACCTCATTCAG GAAGGAAGCATTGGCCTCCTTAGAGGGGTTGAGAAATTCGAACCAGAAAGAGGATACAGACTCTCAACATATGTGTACTGGTGGATTAAACAAGCTATTATCAAAGCCATAGCAAATGAATCTAGAATAGTGAGATTACCG GGACACATGTGCAGGATGGTGGCGAGAATTGCAGAAGCTAGAAACCTCTTGAGCAAAAGATTAGGGCGGCTGCCTACTCATGATGAAATTGCTGAAGTGCTCGATGTGCATATTTCGATTGTGAGACTTGTTTCTGAGAGGAACAGGCCACCAATTTCACTGGATCGATCAATAACTGATCAGGGTCGCGTAACTCTCCAG GAGATTATATCAGGACCAGATGAAACAATGCCTGAAAAGATGGTAAAGAAACAGCTAATGAAACAAGAGCTGGAGAAACTTCTCACATCACTTGATAAACGAGAAGAACATGTATTGAGATTACACTTTGGGCTCAATGGAGAGCCACCCAGGTCCTGTGAGGAGATAGGAAGAATATTAAAGCTTTCGAGAGAGAGGATCCGACAGATCAATGGCATCGCATTATCAAAGTTACGGCATACAAGTGTTGTAGACATTCTagaattatattttgtatag
- the LOC122294547 gene encoding RNA polymerase sigma factor sigD, chloroplastic isoform X3 yields MAGQRYLSRKISQFCFANPSFHSLTFSSTALFMAITTICSSPAHSPTLPAISSLKTHHHIQPHLIVSSSFSTKFGSNFVSNDALVIAAAAQAVALAHAAMQAARDAVLAAAETGDVWSGRESEKGLVRYGSGSGVRRRKRRKGLEGKNGVGSSSSRGSVKSRNLSSIEEAKLCLCIKEGARLEVARTRITKAQGRQPTSKQLAKAIGMERSVDKMLCDGRNSRERISRSYRRLVVSIAKGYQGKGLSFQDLIQEGSIGLLRGVEKFEPERGYRLSTYVYWWIKQAIIKAIANESRIVRLPGHMCRMVARIAEARNLLSKRLGRLPTHDEIAEVLDVHISIVRLVSERNRPPISLDRSITDQGRVTLQMIRNHVSMLKVRP; encoded by the exons ATGGCAGGACAGAGATATCTATCAAGAAAAATCTCCCAATTCTGTTTTGCTAACCCAAGCTTCCACTCACTCACTTTTTCGTCTACTGCCCTCTTTATGGCTATCACCACCATATGCTCGTCCCCAGCCCACTCCCCAACTCTTCCTGCCATTTCATCACTCAAAACCCACCACCATATCCAACCCCACTTAATAGTTTCCTCGTCATTTTCCACCAAGTTTGGCTCAAACTTTGTCTCCAACGATGCATTAGTCATTGCCGCGGCAGCCCAGGCAGTGGCGCTAGCGCATGCTGCCATGCAGGCAGCCAGAGATGCTGTGTTGGCTGCAGCTGAGACTGGAGATGTTTGGAGTGGCAGAGAGAGTGAGAAGGGGCTGGTGAGGTATGGGAGTGGCAGTGGAGTGagaaggaggaaaagaagaaaagggttGGAGGGAAAAAATGGTGTAGGGTCAAGCAGTTCGCGTGGGTCTGTGAAGTCCAGGAATTTGAGCTCAATAGAGGAAGCAAAGCTTTGTTTATGCATCAAG GAGGGAGCAAGACTAGAAGTGGCAAGAACAAGAATCACCAAAGCTCAAGGGCGTCAGCCAACCTCAAAGCAGCTGGCCAAGGCCATAGGGATGGAAAGGAGTGTAGATAAGATGTTGTGCGATGGGAGAAACTCACGAGAAAGGATTTCTCGGAGCTACCGGAGACTAGTTGTCTCCATTGCCAAAGGTTATCAAGGCAAAGGATTAAGCTTCCAAGACCTCATTCAG GAAGGAAGCATTGGCCTCCTTAGAGGGGTTGAGAAATTCGAACCAGAAAGAGGATACAGACTCTCAACATATGTGTACTGGTGGATTAAACAAGCTATTATCAAAGCCATAGCAAATGAATCTAGAATAGTGAGATTACCG GGACACATGTGCAGGATGGTGGCGAGAATTGCAGAAGCTAGAAACCTCTTGAGCAAAAGATTAGGGCGGCTGCCTACTCATGATGAAATTGCTGAAGTGCTCGATGTGCATATTTCGATTGTGAGACTTGTTTCTGAGAGGAACAGGCCACCAATTTCACTGGATCGATCAATAACTGATCAGGGTCGCGTAACTCTCCAG ATGATAAGAAATCATGTATCCATGTTGAAAGTCAGGCCATGA
- the LOC122294547 gene encoding RNA polymerase sigma factor sigD, chloroplastic isoform X2, translating to MAGQRYLSRKISQFCFANPSFHSLTFSSTALFMAITTICSSPAHSPTLPAISSLKTHHHIQPHLIVSSSFSTKFGSNFVSNDALVIAAAAQAVALAHAAMQAARDAVLAAAETGDVWSGRESEKGLVRYGSGSGVRRRKRRKGLEGKNGVGSSSSRGSVKSRNLSSIEEAKLCLCIKEGARLEVARTRITKAQGRQPTSKQLAKAIGMERSVDKMLCDGRNSRERISRSYRRLVVSIAKGYQGKGLSFQDLIQEGSIGLLRGVEKFEPERGYRLSTYVYWWIKQAIIKAIANESRIVRLPGHMCRMVARIAEARNLLSKRLGRLPTHDEIAEVLDVHISIVRLVSERNRPPISLDRSITDQGRVTLQLLVHASLLPATYWWLR from the exons ATGGCAGGACAGAGATATCTATCAAGAAAAATCTCCCAATTCTGTTTTGCTAACCCAAGCTTCCACTCACTCACTTTTTCGTCTACTGCCCTCTTTATGGCTATCACCACCATATGCTCGTCCCCAGCCCACTCCCCAACTCTTCCTGCCATTTCATCACTCAAAACCCACCACCATATCCAACCCCACTTAATAGTTTCCTCGTCATTTTCCACCAAGTTTGGCTCAAACTTTGTCTCCAACGATGCATTAGTCATTGCCGCGGCAGCCCAGGCAGTGGCGCTAGCGCATGCTGCCATGCAGGCAGCCAGAGATGCTGTGTTGGCTGCAGCTGAGACTGGAGATGTTTGGAGTGGCAGAGAGAGTGAGAAGGGGCTGGTGAGGTATGGGAGTGGCAGTGGAGTGagaaggaggaaaagaagaaaagggttGGAGGGAAAAAATGGTGTAGGGTCAAGCAGTTCGCGTGGGTCTGTGAAGTCCAGGAATTTGAGCTCAATAGAGGAAGCAAAGCTTTGTTTATGCATCAAG GAGGGAGCAAGACTAGAAGTGGCAAGAACAAGAATCACCAAAGCTCAAGGGCGTCAGCCAACCTCAAAGCAGCTGGCCAAGGCCATAGGGATGGAAAGGAGTGTAGATAAGATGTTGTGCGATGGGAGAAACTCACGAGAAAGGATTTCTCGGAGCTACCGGAGACTAGTTGTCTCCATTGCCAAAGGTTATCAAGGCAAAGGATTAAGCTTCCAAGACCTCATTCAG GAAGGAAGCATTGGCCTCCTTAGAGGGGTTGAGAAATTCGAACCAGAAAGAGGATACAGACTCTCAACATATGTGTACTGGTGGATTAAACAAGCTATTATCAAAGCCATAGCAAATGAATCTAGAATAGTGAGATTACCG GGACACATGTGCAGGATGGTGGCGAGAATTGCAGAAGCTAGAAACCTCTTGAGCAAAAGATTAGGGCGGCTGCCTACTCATGATGAAATTGCTGAAGTGCTCGATGTGCATATTTCGATTGTGAGACTTGTTTCTGAGAGGAACAGGCCACCAATTTCACTGGATCGATCAATAACTGATCAGGGTCGCGTAACTCTCCAG CTTCTTGTTCATGCTTCCTTACTTCCCGCAACATATTGGTGGCTCAGATGA